In a single window of the Notamacropus eugenii isolate mMacEug1 chromosome 4, mMacEug1.pri_v2, whole genome shotgun sequence genome:
- the LRRC74B gene encoding leucine-rich repeat-containing protein 74B isoform X2, which yields MQPRLQPSAQQLRTMSGLSHGIRPLGALVERNPGPWGDPLGARVDQCPGPWDPVTASRLPSEIARGEEKEEEEKREQEPRTQSGEKTGLEVLLNVHENSVPKTPSRGLSTNFPLKCSLLQTEEEEEEDPNELGGRPEGAYETDSEGYSDSDLERGEPRGLYDLTGRSQYLAACEAYGVVPISYFLHHMHDPELMLMHRGLGPQGARALALSLMSNTSILKLNLRDNWLNEEGAAAIAGMLKENCFIVDLDLSDNKLGAKGAKALCAALKENTSVRRLWISGSDLGTQAANDIADALMVNTKVELLDLSHNLLDEEAGEKLGPALAENVGIKELNLSWNHLRGTGAVIFTRSVGVNIYLKVLDLSYNGFGDQGAAAMGEALKVNSVLEELNIRTST from the exons ATGCAGCCCCGGCTCCAGCCGTCTGCCCAGCAGCTCCGGACGATGAGCGGCCTCAGTCACGGAATCCGCCCTCTGGGGGCCTTAGTCGAGCGGAACCCGGGCCCGTGGGGAGACCCCTTGGGAGCCAGGGTGGACCAGTGTCCGGGGCCGTGGGACCCGGTCACCGCCTCCAGGCTGCCCTCTGAAATTGCGcgtggagaggagaaagaggaggaggagaagagagagcaggAGCCGAGGACTCAGAGCGGGGAAAAGACTGGGCTGGAAGTGCTGCTAAACGTCCACGAGAAT AGCGTGCCCAAGACCCCCTCCAGGGGCCTCAGCACCAACTTCCCTCTGAAGTGTTCCCTGCTGCAAAccgaggaagaggaggaggaggacccCAATGAGCTGGGAGGTCGCCCTGAGGGGGCTTATGAGACGGACAGTGAGGGATACTCTGACTCCGACCTAGAAAGGGGAG aGCCCCGTGGGTTGTATGACCTCACTGGCAGGTCCCAGTACCTGGCAGCCTGTGAGGCCTATGGAGTGGTACCCATCTCCTACTTCCTTCACCACATGCATGACCCTGAGCTCATGCTGATGCACCGTGGCCTTGGACCTCAG GGGGCCCGGGCCCTGGCCTTATCCTTGATGTCCAACACCTCCATTCTGAAACTGAATCTTCGTGACAACTGGCTGAATGAGGAAGGGGCTGCGGCGATTGCCGGAATGCTGAAAGAGAACTGCTTCATCGTAG ATCTTGATCTGTCTGATAACAAACTGGGGGCCAAAGGTGCCAAGGCCCTGTGTGCTGCCCTTAAGGAGAACACCTCTGTGCGGCGGCTTTGGATTTCCGGGAGTGACCTAGGCACACAAGCTGCCAACGACATTGCTGATGCCCTAATGGTCAACACCAAGGTGGAGCTGCTGGACTTGAGCCACAACCTTCTGGATGAGGAAGCTG GGGAGAAACTAGGACCAGCCCTGGCAGAAAATGTTGGCATAAAGGAGCTGAATCTCAGCTGGAACCACCTCCGAGGCACAGGAGCTGTGATCTTCACCCGCAGCGTTGGG GTCAACATCTACCTCAAAGTGCTGGATCTCTCCTACAATGGCTTTGGTGACCAAGGAGCTGCGGCCATGGGGGAGGCTCTGAAAGTCAACAGTGTGCTTGAGGAGCTCAACATCAG GACATCCACCTAA
- the LRRC74B gene encoding leucine-rich repeat-containing protein 74B isoform X1 — protein MQPRLQPSAQQLRTMSGLSHGIRPLGALVERNPGPWGDPLGARVDQCPGPWDPVTASRLPSEIARGEEKEEEEKREQEPRTQSGEKTGLEVLLNVHENSVPKTPSRGLSTNFPLKCSLLQTEEEEEEDPNELGGRPEGAYETDSEGYSDSDLERGEPRGLYDLTGRSQYLAACEAYGVVPISYFLHHMHDPELMLMHRGLGPQGARALALSLMSNTSILKLNLRDNWLNEEGAAAIAGMLKENCFIVDLDLSDNKLGAKGAKALCAALKENTSVRRLWISGSDLGTQAANDIADALMVNTKVELLDLSHNLLDEEAGEKLGPALAENVGIKELNLSWNHLRGTGAVIFTRSVGVNIYLKVLDLSYNGFGDQGAAAMGEALKVNSVLEELNISNNRISLPGALRFSSGLRENRTLRILSMGRNPMRSEGCLGLLRAVQMNPDSGLEVLDFSDIHLNKDFDDLACSMKENFPRLCIRGGSPTT, from the exons ATGCAGCCCCGGCTCCAGCCGTCTGCCCAGCAGCTCCGGACGATGAGCGGCCTCAGTCACGGAATCCGCCCTCTGGGGGCCTTAGTCGAGCGGAACCCGGGCCCGTGGGGAGACCCCTTGGGAGCCAGGGTGGACCAGTGTCCGGGGCCGTGGGACCCGGTCACCGCCTCCAGGCTGCCCTCTGAAATTGCGcgtggagaggagaaagaggaggaggagaagagagagcaggAGCCGAGGACTCAGAGCGGGGAAAAGACTGGGCTGGAAGTGCTGCTAAACGTCCACGAGAAT AGCGTGCCCAAGACCCCCTCCAGGGGCCTCAGCACCAACTTCCCTCTGAAGTGTTCCCTGCTGCAAAccgaggaagaggaggaggaggacccCAATGAGCTGGGAGGTCGCCCTGAGGGGGCTTATGAGACGGACAGTGAGGGATACTCTGACTCCGACCTAGAAAGGGGAG aGCCCCGTGGGTTGTATGACCTCACTGGCAGGTCCCAGTACCTGGCAGCCTGTGAGGCCTATGGAGTGGTACCCATCTCCTACTTCCTTCACCACATGCATGACCCTGAGCTCATGCTGATGCACCGTGGCCTTGGACCTCAG GGGGCCCGGGCCCTGGCCTTATCCTTGATGTCCAACACCTCCATTCTGAAACTGAATCTTCGTGACAACTGGCTGAATGAGGAAGGGGCTGCGGCGATTGCCGGAATGCTGAAAGAGAACTGCTTCATCGTAG ATCTTGATCTGTCTGATAACAAACTGGGGGCCAAAGGTGCCAAGGCCCTGTGTGCTGCCCTTAAGGAGAACACCTCTGTGCGGCGGCTTTGGATTTCCGGGAGTGACCTAGGCACACAAGCTGCCAACGACATTGCTGATGCCCTAATGGTCAACACCAAGGTGGAGCTGCTGGACTTGAGCCACAACCTTCTGGATGAGGAAGCTG GGGAGAAACTAGGACCAGCCCTGGCAGAAAATGTTGGCATAAAGGAGCTGAATCTCAGCTGGAACCACCTCCGAGGCACAGGAGCTGTGATCTTCACCCGCAGCGTTGGG GTCAACATCTACCTCAAAGTGCTGGATCTCTCCTACAATGGCTTTGGTGACCAAGGAGCTGCGGCCATGGGGGAGGCTCTGAAAGTCAACAGTGTGCTTGAGGAGCTCAACATCAG TAACAACCGAATCTCACTGCCCGGGGCCCTCCGCTTCTCCAGTGGACTGAGGGAAAACCGAACTCTGAGGATCCTCTCG ATGGGCAGGAACCCCATGAGGAGCGAGGGCTGCCTCGGCCTCCTCAGGGCGGTCCAGATGAACCCAGACTCGGGGCTGGAGGTTTTGGACTTCTCG GACATCCACCTAAACAAAGACTTTGATGACCTGGCTTGTTCTATGAAAGAGAACTTCCCAAGGCTCTGCATTAGGGGTGGCAGCCCCACAACCTAG